The sequence TGTTTATGGCCACATAgaacatatatttttatgattgccACCTCTGTTGTACTCTGTTTTTAGCATCACCACCTCTGTTGTACTCACTATTTGTACCCTTTTTTTCCTTGCTATCTGACATTGTGATGTGAGACAGATAATTGGATTCCAAATTTGATGAGATCACACcattggaaaaatcattatagttTCATGTCATTTATATATAATGCtgggaaatatatttttatttattcggTCATTCTCTGATGATCTTAGAACTCACCTCATTCCTCTTTTTATGCTTGTTTTATGCTTGTAAGCTTTGATCAGCTAGCTATCTTATGTGTTTTGAAGTTATTCTCATTTTGTTATCTGAAGTGATTTCTAgcaaattattcaaaacaatctGGTAAATTGCCTTGGTCTCCTTGTTTGAGGTTGATACAAAAATTGTTCCAGTTTGCAGGTTTACCATCCACTTGGCAACGAGAGTGTGGCCCTTTCAGATCCATATGCACATGTGAGCTGCAGTATATGCCATGGTTCTCAAAATGAGGAACTGCTGCTCCTATGTGACTTATGTGATTCAGGTTCTCACACTTATTGTAGTGGTCTGGGAACTATCGTACCTGAGGGTGATTGGTACTGCCCCGATTGCACCATTTCCAGGGATAAGCATTTGAAATCTCAGTTTGATGATGATCGTTGCCCACAAGATTCCGTAAAAAATGTGGATACGACTGAAGTGCCTGAACAATCAGTGTCAATCTATGACATTGTAGCTGATGAAATCACTTCTAATTCATCAAGAAGGTTCTCAACTATAGATGTTCTTGAACCACAAAGTACTGGTTGCATATCACCATCCAGAAACTCACATCACGGTGAAAATCAAGACTCTGGACTACAGACTGACCAGTCTTCCTCTGTTTCTACTGTTGGAAAAACTTTATGTGGCCCAGCAAAATGTATTGATACGGGAGCTAGAACCTTGCGCAATTGTCGTAATTTGCATGATCATATACAAGCCCTGCGTGAAAATTGGAATTCGCTTCGTGCTGGTTCATTGTGCTTTTCTTCAAATTTTTTGGGTGCAAAGACAAATGAGAAAAGACAATCACTTCCTGCAAGAACTAGTCCTAACATATCAAGACAGCGAACCACCACATCCCACATCAACAGAGAGCAAACATCTGCTAGTGCTTACAGTAGTCCTCACATATCAAGACAGCAAGCCACCACATCTAACACAAACAGAGAGAACACATCTGCTAATGTTTATGGCAAGACAGCTAATATTGGAAATTCACAGGATATTGACAAAGCCTGGAAAATGATGAAAATTGCAAAGGCAACACAAGCAACTCAAAGAGATAGCAAAAGTGATAATTTTCTAAATTCCCCTGGTAAGAGGAATGTTGTACTGGATGCTGTAAACTACCCTAGGAAGGCTAATGTCTTGAAGGGAACTGAAAAACTTCAGTCTGGCTCAAGCAATTGCAATGGTAAATCACGTGTTGGCAAAATAACTCTTGGTACTGGATCAGATGACAGATGTTTCACTTTATATCAGAGTCAATGGTCCCAAAGTGATTTCAACCAAACTCCAGATGCACATAAAGTGACTGATTTGCAAGGACCTCGTTGGAAGGGTGATCTAGCACAACAGCTAGTCTCATCCGGTACTTCAACAAGGTCTAATTTTCAAGAGTCAATGGTCAATCCAGGTTCTATCGCTTGTTCACAATCATGTGTTTCCACCCCACCATCTAAAAAGCTGATTAATTTCAGTACCTCAAACATTGAAGCCAACAGCGAAGAAGTCAACGGGAACAAGATGGATGGGAATTTGACCATGAATAATGATAGGGCAAAAAGCAATTCCAGCAGCAATTCTAAATCATTGGATGAGATCAACTTGAGTCTTCCAAGTAGAGAGCGACATTTTGATAATAGGAAATGTGATTTGGGTACACATGTTTGTGGTAGTTTGATGAAAACCAATGGTTTAGCTGACAACAGTTCTAAAAGTGAGATTCAGTCTTTGGTTAAGCTAAACTTAAAATTGCTAAGCAGAGATCAACAATTAGGTAACTATGCTACTTCACCGAAAAATTTATTTTACTACTGTATGTAGAGAATAGAAGTTGCTACTCTTTCATACTTCTAATATCAATCTCAACTTAAGAGTTATCCAATGGCCATCTTGATGTCCTCTTGCCAGGTTTTGATTGTTCTGATGTTTTAATGCTGTATGAATCCCCTTGTTTCCTTGCTTTAATTAAATTTGGTCATTGCATGATCACACAGTTAATCTTGGAATTAATCATGTTTGTATAAACTGGCTTAACATCTGCATCTTTATCATAAGGCTTTTAGCTCGCtgttctatatttttttttttgactgaTCTCAAAACATTGTGACGTTAGATATCTTTTTACTATTTCTACTGtacatttaaaattttaagaCTGGAAAAGAAGACTCCTTTCTGAGAATTTACAACTTTAGACTTGGATAATCATTAGCAGTTAGGACAAATATATGGTTCAACAAATATCACCTGTACTTCCTGTTGATTTAATGAtctctttcttgttttcttttactTTTCCTGAAGTTATAACCATGCAATACTGGATTACAAATTGTGTCCCCATAAGCTAGTCTGTTAACAATCTGGCTACGTACTTGTGGGGTCCAAGATCTTTGATATGAAACAATGTTACAAATTGAACTTTATGATTCTCTAGCAATGCCTCTTTTTGATGAACAGATCTAGTTTGATATCCTTAACAGAAAGAATATGTTGAGTAGATGTTGCTTTCTGCAGGAGCTGCGAGATTCAAAGAAGTTGCAAGAATTGCTACCCATACCATCTTGGCTGCTTGTGGGTTGGAACACTCGAAGTCAAGTGCTCGTTCTTTCCCCAGTCCAGTATGCCAACACTCGGAACAAATTAAGCAGCATCGTAAGTCTAAACTGATGCCCAGTTCTTGTCGAGAATGCTTCTATACATTTGTGCAGAACGTTGTATACTCTGTTATGACAGAAAAAAATTTATAGCAGTCAACTCTGATGTCAGTCTGAATCATATAATAtgtataattattattatgttaCGCCCCTTGGATAACTGAGGGAGCAACTGTAATTCCATGTTTTTTTTTGTCTCATTTGGATCACTAATTGCGTAATATGGCGGGTATACTGGCGACTACATTTATGTGAATAGCAAATGGATTTCACATCTTTATAGACATATTTGAGCTATGTTTTATGGTCACTCGGCCATCTCTCATCTGTAACTTGGATGGGATGTTGATGTGCTAATCCGTACTGGCTCGATATAGTCTTTTCTTTGCCTGCGTACTTTTACTGTCCTGATTTAGCCCTATGAAATGGTGCAATGCCATTATGTTTTACTGGTCAAACCATGGTTGAGATGTGTTTGGGATTATATGGTCACAATAGTTTGTGCCTTCTAAACAAACACCCTTTGTAGCTGGATTTTTCAAAGCAAAAACTATGACCATAGTTTCATTTCGAGAGGTGGTTTGGTCGCCACTCAactattttttcttttcaatACTAGTGCATTCGAGCATGGTCTCTGAGCTTGATaaatatgaaaacataataa comes from Musa acuminata AAA Group cultivar baxijiao chromosome BXJ3-3, Cavendish_Baxijiao_AAA, whole genome shotgun sequence and encodes:
- the LOC103977850 gene encoding uncharacterized protein LOC103977850 isoform X2; translated protein: MEGVAEPYQAPAKRLKSLAGTMAQSSGSTGKRKEKMEPELTAAAGEGSSAAVEEEEGETCGICFSDCKRSIRGRIDSCDHYFCFVCIMEWAKVESRCPLCKRRFRSIRRPPVDGVFVVERVVDVPVRDQVYHPLGNESVALSDPYAHVSCSICHGSQNEELLLLCDLCDSGSHTYCSGLGTIVPEGDWYCPDCTISRDKHLKSQFDDDRCPQDSVKNVDTTEVPEQSVSIYDIVADEITSNSSRRFSTIDVLEPQSTGCISPSRNSHHGENQDSGLQTDQSSSVSTVGKTLCGPAKCIDTGARTLRNCRNLHDHIQALRENWNSLRAGSLCFSSNFLGAKTNEKRQSLPARTSPNISRQRTTTSHINREQTSASAYSSPHISRQQATTSNTNRENTSANVYGKTANIGNSQDIDKAWKMMKIAKATQATQRDSKSDNFLNSPGKRNVVLDAVNYPRKANVLKGTEKLQSGSSNCNGKSRVGKITLGTGSDDRCFTLYQSQWSQSDFNQTPDAHKVTDLQGPRWKGDLAQQLVSSGTSTRSNFQESMVNPGSIACSQSCVSTPPSKKLINFSTSNIEANSEEVNGNKMDGNLTMNNDRAKSNSSSNSKSLDEINLSLPSRERHFDNRKCDLGTHVCGSLMKTNGLADNSSKSEIQSLVKLNLKLLSRDQQLDVAFCRSCEIQRSCKNCYPYHLGCLWVGTLEVKCSFFPQSSMPTLGTN
- the LOC103977850 gene encoding uncharacterized protein LOC103977850 isoform X1 codes for the protein MEGVAEPYQAPAKRLKSLAGTMAQSSGSTGKRKEKMEPELTAAAGEGSSAAVEEEEGETCGICFSDCKRSIRGRIDSCDHYFCFVCIMEWAKVESRCPLCKRRFRSIRRPPVDGVFVVERVVDVPVRDQVYHPLGNESVALSDPYAHVSCSICHGSQNEELLLLCDLCDSGSHTYCSGLGTIVPEGDWYCPDCTISRDKHLKSQFDDDRCPQDSVKNVDTTEVPEQSVSIYDIVADEITSNSSRRFSTIDVLEPQSTGCISPSRNSHHGENQDSGLQTDQSSSVSTVGKTLCGPAKCIDTGARTLRNCRNLHDHIQALRENWNSLRAGSLCFSSNFLGAKTNEKRQSLPARTSPNISRQRTTTSHINREQTSASAYSSPHISRQQATTSNTNRENTSANVYGKTANIGNSQDIDKAWKMMKIAKATQATQRDSKSDNFLNSPGKRNVVLDAVNYPRKANVLKGTEKLQSGSSNCNGKSRVGKITLGTGSDDRCFTLYQSQWSQSDFNQTPDAHKVTDLQGPRWKGDLAQQLVSSGTSTRSNFQESMVNPGSIACSQSCVSTPPSKKLINFSTSNIEANSEEVNGNKMDGNLTMNNDRAKSNSSSNSKSLDEINLSLPSRERHFDNRKCDLGTHVCGSLMKTNGLADNSSKSEIQSLVKLNLKLLSRDQQLGAARFKEVARIATHTILAACGLEHSKSSARSFPSPVCQHSEQIKQHRKSKLMPSSCRECFYTFVQNVVYSVMTEKNL
- the LOC103977850 gene encoding uncharacterized protein LOC103977850 isoform X3, which codes for MGCSSLSGSSMFRSATSLQVYHPLGNESVALSDPYAHVSCSICHGSQNEELLLLCDLCDSGSHTYCSGLGTIVPEGDWYCPDCTISRDKHLKSQFDDDRCPQDSVKNVDTTEVPEQSVSIYDIVADEITSNSSRRFSTIDVLEPQSTGCISPSRNSHHGENQDSGLQTDQSSSVSTVGKTLCGPAKCIDTGARTLRNCRNLHDHIQALRENWNSLRAGSLCFSSNFLGAKTNEKRQSLPARTSPNISRQRTTTSHINREQTSASAYSSPHISRQQATTSNTNRENTSANVYGKTANIGNSQDIDKAWKMMKIAKATQATQRDSKSDNFLNSPGKRNVVLDAVNYPRKANVLKGTEKLQSGSSNCNGKSRVGKITLGTGSDDRCFTLYQSQWSQSDFNQTPDAHKVTDLQGPRWKGDLAQQLVSSGTSTRSNFQESMVNPGSIACSQSCVSTPPSKKLINFSTSNIEANSEEVNGNKMDGNLTMNNDRAKSNSSSNSKSLDEINLSLPSRERHFDNRKCDLGTHVCGSLMKTNGLADNSSKSEIQSLVKLNLKLLSRDQQLGAARFKEVARIATHTILAACGLEHSKSSARSFPSPVCQHSEQIKQHRKSKLMPSSCRECFYTFVQNVVYSVMTEKNL